The following coding sequences lie in one Primulina huaijiensis isolate GDHJ02 chromosome 2, ASM1229523v2, whole genome shotgun sequence genomic window:
- the LOC140971704 gene encoding uncharacterized protein isoform X6, with translation MVVSAIDEDLAVFLETRRDEKDRDDRVRALEFDEFDDSSGASPDWLTPNRLRSEKIHGRADDSFLKLETERVGCDWLPMELDTSSLPLVKESVLDSVATQTKSSNGGAIFLKSEPANSPVESASLSQKLIPLATALHTANRIPLSSGGRKATPRSATPTGKTSLPAKSKSFHPSTTTLKVTKPVAAQGRSVTPARLASISSKSSTRSATPTLEPSTQAMTSSASAKDEFSPGRKADPAISQGTSTFLKTKPSKPSVMRTSSHDTPKSSKTLMPKKAVSASKGRPSVPNTISLNVNSRHKACSPSRERAPYGTHHKSESMMLTRNRSRHTTGLDEVNPVLMGSKMVERVVNMRKLAPPKQAEYSSQDFAQKSFCEGSGFGRSLSKKSLDMAIRHMDIRRIIPDNIISRPSATVDLTTLVGTESCSSMDSTVDATESTLATSRY, from the exons ATGGTGGTGAGTGCAATAGATGAAGATCTGGCTGTTTTCTTGGAAACGAGGAGGGATGAAAAGGATAGAGATGATCGTGTTCGTGCACTGGAATTTGACGAGTTCGATGACTCTTCAG GCGCTTCACCAGATTGGCTGACTCCAAACAGATTACGGTCTGAGAAGATTCATGGCAGAGCTGATGATAGTTTCCTCAAACTGGAAACAGaaagagttggttgtgactg GCTTCCTATGGAACTAGATACCTCTTCACTCCCTTTGGTAAAGGAAAGCGTTCTAGATTCTGTGGCGACTCAGACCAAGAGCTCAAATGGTGGAGCCATTTTTCTGAAATCTGAG CCGGCCAACTCTCCTGTAGAATCTGCTTCACTGAGTCAGAAGTTGATTCCTCTAGCTACGGCTTTGCATACGGCAAATAGAATTCCTTTATCATCAGGTGGTCGAAAAGCAACTCCTAGAAGTGCAACACCAACTGGAAAAACATCCTTGCCCGCAAAGTCCAAGTCTTTTCATCCTTCAACTACTACCTTAAAAGTGACAAAACCTGTTGCAGCTCAAGGGAGATCAGTCACTCCTGCAAGACTTGCATCAATCAGTTCAAAGTCCTCAACAAGGTCTGCAACACCAACTCTGGAACCATCCACCCAAGCAATGACATCTAGTGCATCTGCTAAAGATGAATTTTCTCCAGGAAGAAAAGCAGACCCAGCAATATCACAGGGAACATCTACATTTCTAAAGACTAAGCCATCGAAACCATCAGTGATGCGTACTTCATCTCATGATACTCCTAAAAGTTCAAAAACATTGATGCCCAAAAAGGCAGTTTCTGCCTCGAAGGGAAGGCCAAGTGTACCTAATACTATATCACTCAATGTAAATTCAAGACATAAGGCATGCTCACCTTCCAGAGAACGAGCGCCATATGGAACCCACCATAAAAGTGAGAGCATGATGCTAACAAGAAATCGAAGCAGGCATACAACCGGTTTGGATGAAGTGAATCCTGTATTGATGGGCTCAAAAATGGTTGAAAGGGTAGTGAACATGAGGAAACTAGCTCCTCCTAAGCAAGCTGAATATTCATCTCAAGATTTCGCCCAAAAAAGTTTCTGTGAAGGTTCGGGATTCGGAAGATCACTCTCAAAGAAGTCCCTAGACATGGCTATAAGGCATATG GATATTAGACGGATCATTCCCGACAATATAATCTCTCGCCCTTCAGCAACCGTTGATTTAACAACTCTAGTAGGCACCGAATCTTGTTCTTCTATGGACAGTACAGTTGATGCTACGGAATCAACTCTTGCAACAAGTAGATATTGA
- the LOC140971704 gene encoding uncharacterized protein isoform X1, producing MTKASSVQFRLHNRDLGMVVSAIDEDLAVFLETRRDEKDRDDRVRALEFDEFDDSSGASPDWLTPNRLRSEKIHGRADDSFLKLETERVGCDWLPMELDTSSLPLVKESVLDSVATQTKSSNGGAIFLKSEPANSPVESASLSQKLIPLATALHTANRIPLSSGGRKATPRSATPTGKTSLPAKSKSFHPSTTTLKVTKPVAAQGRSVTPARLASISSKSSTRSATPTLEPSTQAMTSSASAKDEFSPGRKADPAISQGTSTFLKTKPSKPSVMRTSSHDTPKSSKTLMPKKAVSASKGRPSVPNTISLNVNSRHKACSPSRERAPYGTHHKSESMMLTRNRSRHTTGLDEVNPVLMGSKMVERVVNMRKLAPPKQAEYSSQDFAQKSFCEGSGFGRSLSKKSLDMAIRHMDIRRIIPDNIISRPSATVDLTTLVGTESCSSMDSTVDATESTLATSRY from the exons atgacaAAGGCT TCATCCGTTCAGTTTAGGCTACATAACAGAGATCTTGGGATGGTGGTGAGTGCAATAGATGAAGATCTGGCTGTTTTCTTGGAAACGAGGAGGGATGAAAAGGATAGAGATGATCGTGTTCGTGCACTGGAATTTGACGAGTTCGATGACTCTTCAG GCGCTTCACCAGATTGGCTGACTCCAAACAGATTACGGTCTGAGAAGATTCATGGCAGAGCTGATGATAGTTTCCTCAAACTGGAAACAGaaagagttggttgtgactg GCTTCCTATGGAACTAGATACCTCTTCACTCCCTTTGGTAAAGGAAAGCGTTCTAGATTCTGTGGCGACTCAGACCAAGAGCTCAAATGGTGGAGCCATTTTTCTGAAATCTGAG CCGGCCAACTCTCCTGTAGAATCTGCTTCACTGAGTCAGAAGTTGATTCCTCTAGCTACGGCTTTGCATACGGCAAATAGAATTCCTTTATCATCAGGTGGTCGAAAAGCAACTCCTAGAAGTGCAACACCAACTGGAAAAACATCCTTGCCCGCAAAGTCCAAGTCTTTTCATCCTTCAACTACTACCTTAAAAGTGACAAAACCTGTTGCAGCTCAAGGGAGATCAGTCACTCCTGCAAGACTTGCATCAATCAGTTCAAAGTCCTCAACAAGGTCTGCAACACCAACTCTGGAACCATCCACCCAAGCAATGACATCTAGTGCATCTGCTAAAGATGAATTTTCTCCAGGAAGAAAAGCAGACCCAGCAATATCACAGGGAACATCTACATTTCTAAAGACTAAGCCATCGAAACCATCAGTGATGCGTACTTCATCTCATGATACTCCTAAAAGTTCAAAAACATTGATGCCCAAAAAGGCAGTTTCTGCCTCGAAGGGAAGGCCAAGTGTACCTAATACTATATCACTCAATGTAAATTCAAGACATAAGGCATGCTCACCTTCCAGAGAACGAGCGCCATATGGAACCCACCATAAAAGTGAGAGCATGATGCTAACAAGAAATCGAAGCAGGCATACAACCGGTTTGGATGAAGTGAATCCTGTATTGATGGGCTCAAAAATGGTTGAAAGGGTAGTGAACATGAGGAAACTAGCTCCTCCTAAGCAAGCTGAATATTCATCTCAAGATTTCGCCCAAAAAAGTTTCTGTGAAGGTTCGGGATTCGGAAGATCACTCTCAAAGAAGTCCCTAGACATGGCTATAAGGCATATG GATATTAGACGGATCATTCCCGACAATATAATCTCTCGCCCTTCAGCAACCGTTGATTTAACAACTCTAGTAGGCACCGAATCTTGTTCTTCTATGGACAGTACAGTTGATGCTACGGAATCAACTCTTGCAACAAGTAGATATTGA
- the LOC140971704 gene encoding uncharacterized protein isoform X2, translating to MQSSVQFRLHNRDLGMVVSAIDEDLAVFLETRRDEKDRDDRVRALEFDEFDDSSGASPDWLTPNRLRSEKIHGRADDSFLKLETERVGCDWLPMELDTSSLPLVKESVLDSVATQTKSSNGGAIFLKSEPANSPVESASLSQKLIPLATALHTANRIPLSSGGRKATPRSATPTGKTSLPAKSKSFHPSTTTLKVTKPVAAQGRSVTPARLASISSKSSTRSATPTLEPSTQAMTSSASAKDEFSPGRKADPAISQGTSTFLKTKPSKPSVMRTSSHDTPKSSKTLMPKKAVSASKGRPSVPNTISLNVNSRHKACSPSRERAPYGTHHKSESMMLTRNRSRHTTGLDEVNPVLMGSKMVERVVNMRKLAPPKQAEYSSQDFAQKSFCEGSGFGRSLSKKSLDMAIRHMDIRRIIPDNIISRPSATVDLTTLVGTESCSSMDSTVDATESTLATSRY from the exons ATGCAGTCATCCGTTCAGTTTAGGCTACATAACAGAGATCTTGGGATGGTGGTGAGTGCAATAGATGAAGATCTGGCTGTTTTCTTGGAAACGAGGAGGGATGAAAAGGATAGAGATGATCGTGTTCGTGCACTGGAATTTGACGAGTTCGATGACTCTTCAG GCGCTTCACCAGATTGGCTGACTCCAAACAGATTACGGTCTGAGAAGATTCATGGCAGAGCTGATGATAGTTTCCTCAAACTGGAAACAGaaagagttggttgtgactg GCTTCCTATGGAACTAGATACCTCTTCACTCCCTTTGGTAAAGGAAAGCGTTCTAGATTCTGTGGCGACTCAGACCAAGAGCTCAAATGGTGGAGCCATTTTTCTGAAATCTGAG CCGGCCAACTCTCCTGTAGAATCTGCTTCACTGAGTCAGAAGTTGATTCCTCTAGCTACGGCTTTGCATACGGCAAATAGAATTCCTTTATCATCAGGTGGTCGAAAAGCAACTCCTAGAAGTGCAACACCAACTGGAAAAACATCCTTGCCCGCAAAGTCCAAGTCTTTTCATCCTTCAACTACTACCTTAAAAGTGACAAAACCTGTTGCAGCTCAAGGGAGATCAGTCACTCCTGCAAGACTTGCATCAATCAGTTCAAAGTCCTCAACAAGGTCTGCAACACCAACTCTGGAACCATCCACCCAAGCAATGACATCTAGTGCATCTGCTAAAGATGAATTTTCTCCAGGAAGAAAAGCAGACCCAGCAATATCACAGGGAACATCTACATTTCTAAAGACTAAGCCATCGAAACCATCAGTGATGCGTACTTCATCTCATGATACTCCTAAAAGTTCAAAAACATTGATGCCCAAAAAGGCAGTTTCTGCCTCGAAGGGAAGGCCAAGTGTACCTAATACTATATCACTCAATGTAAATTCAAGACATAAGGCATGCTCACCTTCCAGAGAACGAGCGCCATATGGAACCCACCATAAAAGTGAGAGCATGATGCTAACAAGAAATCGAAGCAGGCATACAACCGGTTTGGATGAAGTGAATCCTGTATTGATGGGCTCAAAAATGGTTGAAAGGGTAGTGAACATGAGGAAACTAGCTCCTCCTAAGCAAGCTGAATATTCATCTCAAGATTTCGCCCAAAAAAGTTTCTGTGAAGGTTCGGGATTCGGAAGATCACTCTCAAAGAAGTCCCTAGACATGGCTATAAGGCATATG GATATTAGACGGATCATTCCCGACAATATAATCTCTCGCCCTTCAGCAACCGTTGATTTAACAACTCTAGTAGGCACCGAATCTTGTTCTTCTATGGACAGTACAGTTGATGCTACGGAATCAACTCTTGCAACAAGTAGATATTGA
- the LOC140971704 gene encoding uncharacterized protein isoform X4, producing the protein MTKASSVQFRLHNRDLGMVVSAIDEDLAVFLETRRDEKDRDDRVRALEFDEFDDSSDWLTPNRLRSEKIHGRADDSFLKLETERVGCDWLPMELDTSSLPLVKESVLDSVATQTKSSNGGAIFLKSEPANSPVESASLSQKLIPLATALHTANRIPLSSGGRKATPRSATPTGKTSLPAKSKSFHPSTTTLKVTKPVAAQGRSVTPARLASISSKSSTRSATPTLEPSTQAMTSSASAKDEFSPGRKADPAISQGTSTFLKTKPSKPSVMRTSSHDTPKSSKTLMPKKAVSASKGRPSVPNTISLNVNSRHKACSPSRERAPYGTHHKSESMMLTRNRSRHTTGLDEVNPVLMGSKMVERVVNMRKLAPPKQAEYSSQDFAQKSFCEGSGFGRSLSKKSLDMAIRHMDIRRIIPDNIISRPSATVDLTTLVGTESCSSMDSTVDATESTLATSRY; encoded by the exons atgacaAAGGCT TCATCCGTTCAGTTTAGGCTACATAACAGAGATCTTGGGATGGTGGTGAGTGCAATAGATGAAGATCTGGCTGTTTTCTTGGAAACGAGGAGGGATGAAAAGGATAGAGATGATCGTGTTCGTGCACTGGAATTTGACGAGTTCGATGACTCTTCAG ATTGGCTGACTCCAAACAGATTACGGTCTGAGAAGATTCATGGCAGAGCTGATGATAGTTTCCTCAAACTGGAAACAGaaagagttggttgtgactg GCTTCCTATGGAACTAGATACCTCTTCACTCCCTTTGGTAAAGGAAAGCGTTCTAGATTCTGTGGCGACTCAGACCAAGAGCTCAAATGGTGGAGCCATTTTTCTGAAATCTGAG CCGGCCAACTCTCCTGTAGAATCTGCTTCACTGAGTCAGAAGTTGATTCCTCTAGCTACGGCTTTGCATACGGCAAATAGAATTCCTTTATCATCAGGTGGTCGAAAAGCAACTCCTAGAAGTGCAACACCAACTGGAAAAACATCCTTGCCCGCAAAGTCCAAGTCTTTTCATCCTTCAACTACTACCTTAAAAGTGACAAAACCTGTTGCAGCTCAAGGGAGATCAGTCACTCCTGCAAGACTTGCATCAATCAGTTCAAAGTCCTCAACAAGGTCTGCAACACCAACTCTGGAACCATCCACCCAAGCAATGACATCTAGTGCATCTGCTAAAGATGAATTTTCTCCAGGAAGAAAAGCAGACCCAGCAATATCACAGGGAACATCTACATTTCTAAAGACTAAGCCATCGAAACCATCAGTGATGCGTACTTCATCTCATGATACTCCTAAAAGTTCAAAAACATTGATGCCCAAAAAGGCAGTTTCTGCCTCGAAGGGAAGGCCAAGTGTACCTAATACTATATCACTCAATGTAAATTCAAGACATAAGGCATGCTCACCTTCCAGAGAACGAGCGCCATATGGAACCCACCATAAAAGTGAGAGCATGATGCTAACAAGAAATCGAAGCAGGCATACAACCGGTTTGGATGAAGTGAATCCTGTATTGATGGGCTCAAAAATGGTTGAAAGGGTAGTGAACATGAGGAAACTAGCTCCTCCTAAGCAAGCTGAATATTCATCTCAAGATTTCGCCCAAAAAAGTTTCTGTGAAGGTTCGGGATTCGGAAGATCACTCTCAAAGAAGTCCCTAGACATGGCTATAAGGCATATG GATATTAGACGGATCATTCCCGACAATATAATCTCTCGCCCTTCAGCAACCGTTGATTTAACAACTCTAGTAGGCACCGAATCTTGTTCTTCTATGGACAGTACAGTTGATGCTACGGAATCAACTCTTGCAACAAGTAGATATTGA
- the LOC140971704 gene encoding uncharacterized protein isoform X5 codes for MQSSVQFRLHNRDLGMVVSAIDEDLAVFLETRRDEKDRDDRVRALEFDEFDDSSDWLTPNRLRSEKIHGRADDSFLKLETERVGCDWLPMELDTSSLPLVKESVLDSVATQTKSSNGGAIFLKSEPANSPVESASLSQKLIPLATALHTANRIPLSSGGRKATPRSATPTGKTSLPAKSKSFHPSTTTLKVTKPVAAQGRSVTPARLASISSKSSTRSATPTLEPSTQAMTSSASAKDEFSPGRKADPAISQGTSTFLKTKPSKPSVMRTSSHDTPKSSKTLMPKKAVSASKGRPSVPNTISLNVNSRHKACSPSRERAPYGTHHKSESMMLTRNRSRHTTGLDEVNPVLMGSKMVERVVNMRKLAPPKQAEYSSQDFAQKSFCEGSGFGRSLSKKSLDMAIRHMDIRRIIPDNIISRPSATVDLTTLVGTESCSSMDSTVDATESTLATSRY; via the exons ATGCAGTCATCCGTTCAGTTTAGGCTACATAACAGAGATCTTGGGATGGTGGTGAGTGCAATAGATGAAGATCTGGCTGTTTTCTTGGAAACGAGGAGGGATGAAAAGGATAGAGATGATCGTGTTCGTGCACTGGAATTTGACGAGTTCGATGACTCTTCAG ATTGGCTGACTCCAAACAGATTACGGTCTGAGAAGATTCATGGCAGAGCTGATGATAGTTTCCTCAAACTGGAAACAGaaagagttggttgtgactg GCTTCCTATGGAACTAGATACCTCTTCACTCCCTTTGGTAAAGGAAAGCGTTCTAGATTCTGTGGCGACTCAGACCAAGAGCTCAAATGGTGGAGCCATTTTTCTGAAATCTGAG CCGGCCAACTCTCCTGTAGAATCTGCTTCACTGAGTCAGAAGTTGATTCCTCTAGCTACGGCTTTGCATACGGCAAATAGAATTCCTTTATCATCAGGTGGTCGAAAAGCAACTCCTAGAAGTGCAACACCAACTGGAAAAACATCCTTGCCCGCAAAGTCCAAGTCTTTTCATCCTTCAACTACTACCTTAAAAGTGACAAAACCTGTTGCAGCTCAAGGGAGATCAGTCACTCCTGCAAGACTTGCATCAATCAGTTCAAAGTCCTCAACAAGGTCTGCAACACCAACTCTGGAACCATCCACCCAAGCAATGACATCTAGTGCATCTGCTAAAGATGAATTTTCTCCAGGAAGAAAAGCAGACCCAGCAATATCACAGGGAACATCTACATTTCTAAAGACTAAGCCATCGAAACCATCAGTGATGCGTACTTCATCTCATGATACTCCTAAAAGTTCAAAAACATTGATGCCCAAAAAGGCAGTTTCTGCCTCGAAGGGAAGGCCAAGTGTACCTAATACTATATCACTCAATGTAAATTCAAGACATAAGGCATGCTCACCTTCCAGAGAACGAGCGCCATATGGAACCCACCATAAAAGTGAGAGCATGATGCTAACAAGAAATCGAAGCAGGCATACAACCGGTTTGGATGAAGTGAATCCTGTATTGATGGGCTCAAAAATGGTTGAAAGGGTAGTGAACATGAGGAAACTAGCTCCTCCTAAGCAAGCTGAATATTCATCTCAAGATTTCGCCCAAAAAAGTTTCTGTGAAGGTTCGGGATTCGGAAGATCACTCTCAAAGAAGTCCCTAGACATGGCTATAAGGCATATG GATATTAGACGGATCATTCCCGACAATATAATCTCTCGCCCTTCAGCAACCGTTGATTTAACAACTCTAGTAGGCACCGAATCTTGTTCTTCTATGGACAGTACAGTTGATGCTACGGAATCAACTCTTGCAACAAGTAGATATTGA
- the LOC140971704 gene encoding uncharacterized protein isoform X3, producing MTKAFRLHNRDLGMVVSAIDEDLAVFLETRRDEKDRDDRVRALEFDEFDDSSGASPDWLTPNRLRSEKIHGRADDSFLKLETERVGCDWLPMELDTSSLPLVKESVLDSVATQTKSSNGGAIFLKSEPANSPVESASLSQKLIPLATALHTANRIPLSSGGRKATPRSATPTGKTSLPAKSKSFHPSTTTLKVTKPVAAQGRSVTPARLASISSKSSTRSATPTLEPSTQAMTSSASAKDEFSPGRKADPAISQGTSTFLKTKPSKPSVMRTSSHDTPKSSKTLMPKKAVSASKGRPSVPNTISLNVNSRHKACSPSRERAPYGTHHKSESMMLTRNRSRHTTGLDEVNPVLMGSKMVERVVNMRKLAPPKQAEYSSQDFAQKSFCEGSGFGRSLSKKSLDMAIRHMDIRRIIPDNIISRPSATVDLTTLVGTESCSSMDSTVDATESTLATSRY from the exons atgacaAAGGCT TTTAGGCTACATAACAGAGATCTTGGGATGGTGGTGAGTGCAATAGATGAAGATCTGGCTGTTTTCTTGGAAACGAGGAGGGATGAAAAGGATAGAGATGATCGTGTTCGTGCACTGGAATTTGACGAGTTCGATGACTCTTCAG GCGCTTCACCAGATTGGCTGACTCCAAACAGATTACGGTCTGAGAAGATTCATGGCAGAGCTGATGATAGTTTCCTCAAACTGGAAACAGaaagagttggttgtgactg GCTTCCTATGGAACTAGATACCTCTTCACTCCCTTTGGTAAAGGAAAGCGTTCTAGATTCTGTGGCGACTCAGACCAAGAGCTCAAATGGTGGAGCCATTTTTCTGAAATCTGAG CCGGCCAACTCTCCTGTAGAATCTGCTTCACTGAGTCAGAAGTTGATTCCTCTAGCTACGGCTTTGCATACGGCAAATAGAATTCCTTTATCATCAGGTGGTCGAAAAGCAACTCCTAGAAGTGCAACACCAACTGGAAAAACATCCTTGCCCGCAAAGTCCAAGTCTTTTCATCCTTCAACTACTACCTTAAAAGTGACAAAACCTGTTGCAGCTCAAGGGAGATCAGTCACTCCTGCAAGACTTGCATCAATCAGTTCAAAGTCCTCAACAAGGTCTGCAACACCAACTCTGGAACCATCCACCCAAGCAATGACATCTAGTGCATCTGCTAAAGATGAATTTTCTCCAGGAAGAAAAGCAGACCCAGCAATATCACAGGGAACATCTACATTTCTAAAGACTAAGCCATCGAAACCATCAGTGATGCGTACTTCATCTCATGATACTCCTAAAAGTTCAAAAACATTGATGCCCAAAAAGGCAGTTTCTGCCTCGAAGGGAAGGCCAAGTGTACCTAATACTATATCACTCAATGTAAATTCAAGACATAAGGCATGCTCACCTTCCAGAGAACGAGCGCCATATGGAACCCACCATAAAAGTGAGAGCATGATGCTAACAAGAAATCGAAGCAGGCATACAACCGGTTTGGATGAAGTGAATCCTGTATTGATGGGCTCAAAAATGGTTGAAAGGGTAGTGAACATGAGGAAACTAGCTCCTCCTAAGCAAGCTGAATATTCATCTCAAGATTTCGCCCAAAAAAGTTTCTGTGAAGGTTCGGGATTCGGAAGATCACTCTCAAAGAAGTCCCTAGACATGGCTATAAGGCATATG GATATTAGACGGATCATTCCCGACAATATAATCTCTCGCCCTTCAGCAACCGTTGATTTAACAACTCTAGTAGGCACCGAATCTTGTTCTTCTATGGACAGTACAGTTGATGCTACGGAATCAACTCTTGCAACAAGTAGATATTGA